One genomic segment of Tripterygium wilfordii isolate XIE 37 chromosome 9, ASM1340144v1, whole genome shotgun sequence includes these proteins:
- the LOC120005078 gene encoding putative F-box/FBD/LRR-repeat protein At1g78760 isoform X3 — protein sequence MFKLITGRRWVERSVRAKKQEREYDIEEDKLSGLPDEVLLSILSLLSLKEAARTSVLARRWRRVWTFIPILNFDASPALLALKERWRMVGSFDNKMLAVERDKYVDWVNLALEAYQGSSIDELRVRFDLDEIHSYDIDKWVYFAIEKKVKRLVMKFQKCMAYVYNEKVYSFPPLRDTFKTLHYCRSLIALELNCVNISGGVVEYFIASCPYLRQLSVKYSDSLADLKVSGESLCLEYLKIVRCNKLKSIYISAENLLSFVYSGPTIKISFANVPNLVELSFDRIYALRYLPQASNFAAQLVTLELKVLMPEVSILNYVFLVFVPLDFF from the exons ATGTTTAAGCTTATAACGGGAAGAAGGTGGGTAGAGAGATCTGTCCGTGCAAAAAAACAGGAG AGAGAATATGACATAGAGGAGGATAAGTTAAGTGGATTACCAGATGAAGTTCTATTGTCCATTCTGTCTCTCTTGTCATTGAAAGAAGCAGCAAGGACTAGTGTCCTTGCACGACGATGGCGCAGGGTTTGGACTTTTATTCCCAtattgaattttgatgcttcacCGGCCTTACTTGCCCTGAAGGAACGATGGAGAATGGTAGGATCCTTTGATAACAAGATGCTTGCTGTGGAAAGGGATAAATATGTCGATTGGGTAAATCTTGCCTTGGAGGCATATCAGGGATCTTCCATAGACGAACTTCGGGTTCGATTTGATTTGGATGAAATTCATAGTTATGATATTGACAAATGGGTTTACTTTGCAATTGAAAAGAAAGTTAAACGGCTGGTGATGAAGTTTCAGAAGTGCATGGCTTATGTGTATAATGAAAAGGTTTACTCTTTCCCCCCATTACGTGACACTTTTAAGACGCTGCATTATTGTAGATCCCTTATAGCTCTAGAGTTGAATTGTGTAAACATAAGTGGAGGTGTTGTTGAATACTTTATAGCTAGTTGCCCATATCTTAGGCAATTATCAGTTAAATATTCAGATTCTCTTGCTGATCTTAAAGTTTCTGGGGAATCACTTTGCTTGGAGTACTTGAAGATAGTACGTTGCAACAAATTGAAAAGCATATATATCTCTGCAGAAAATCTCTTATCATTTGTGTATTCTGGTCCTACGATAAAGATCTCTTTTGCGAATGTACCCAACCTTGTCGAACTATCTTTTGATCGGATTTATGCTCTACGTTACTTACCTCAGGCTTCAAATTTTGCAGCTCAACTAGTGACACTTGAACTAAAAGTGCTAATGCCCGAGGTTAGCATACTAAATTATGTTTTCTTAGTTTTTGTTCCCCTAGATTTCTTTTGA
- the LOC120005078 gene encoding putative F-box/FBD/LRR-repeat protein At1g78760 isoform X2, whose product MFKLITGRRWVERSVRAKKQEKREYDIEEDKLSGLPDEVLLSILSLLSLKEAARTSVLARRWRRVWTFIPILNFDASPALLALKERWRMVGSFDNKMLAVERDKYVDWVNLALEAYQGSSIDELRVRFDLDEIHSYDIDKWVYFAIEKKVKRLVMKFQKCMAYVYNEKVYSFPPLRDTFKTLHYCRSLIALELNCVNISGGVVEYFIASCPYLRQLSVKYSDSLADLKVSGESLCLEYLKIVRCNKLKSIYISAENLLSFVYSGPTIKISFANVPNLVELSFDRIYALRYLPQASNFAAQLVTLELKVLMPEVSILNYVFLVFVPLDFF is encoded by the exons ATGTTTAAGCTTATAACGGGAAGAAGGTGGGTAGAGAGATCTGTCCGTGCAAAAAAACAGGAG AAGAGAGAATATGACATAGAGGAGGATAAGTTAAGTGGATTACCAGATGAAGTTCTATTGTCCATTCTGTCTCTCTTGTCATTGAAAGAAGCAGCAAGGACTAGTGTCCTTGCACGACGATGGCGCAGGGTTTGGACTTTTATTCCCAtattgaattttgatgcttcacCGGCCTTACTTGCCCTGAAGGAACGATGGAGAATGGTAGGATCCTTTGATAACAAGATGCTTGCTGTGGAAAGGGATAAATATGTCGATTGGGTAAATCTTGCCTTGGAGGCATATCAGGGATCTTCCATAGACGAACTTCGGGTTCGATTTGATTTGGATGAAATTCATAGTTATGATATTGACAAATGGGTTTACTTTGCAATTGAAAAGAAAGTTAAACGGCTGGTGATGAAGTTTCAGAAGTGCATGGCTTATGTGTATAATGAAAAGGTTTACTCTTTCCCCCCATTACGTGACACTTTTAAGACGCTGCATTATTGTAGATCCCTTATAGCTCTAGAGTTGAATTGTGTAAACATAAGTGGAGGTGTTGTTGAATACTTTATAGCTAGTTGCCCATATCTTAGGCAATTATCAGTTAAATATTCAGATTCTCTTGCTGATCTTAAAGTTTCTGGGGAATCACTTTGCTTGGAGTACTTGAAGATAGTACGTTGCAACAAATTGAAAAGCATATATATCTCTGCAGAAAATCTCTTATCATTTGTGTATTCTGGTCCTACGATAAAGATCTCTTTTGCGAATGTACCCAACCTTGTCGAACTATCTTTTGATCGGATTTATGCTCTACGTTACTTACCTCAGGCTTCAAATTTTGCAGCTCAACTAGTGACACTTGAACTAAAAGTGCTAATGCCCGAGGTTAGCATACTAAATTATGTTTTCTTAGTTTTTGTTCCCCTAGATTTCTTTTGA
- the LOC120005078 gene encoding putative F-box/FBD/LRR-repeat protein At1g78760 isoform X1, with translation MFKLITGRRWVERSVRAKKQEIWEKREYDIEEDKLSGLPDEVLLSILSLLSLKEAARTSVLARRWRRVWTFIPILNFDASPALLALKERWRMVGSFDNKMLAVERDKYVDWVNLALEAYQGSSIDELRVRFDLDEIHSYDIDKWVYFAIEKKVKRLVMKFQKCMAYVYNEKVYSFPPLRDTFKTLHYCRSLIALELNCVNISGGVVEYFIASCPYLRQLSVKYSDSLADLKVSGESLCLEYLKIVRCNKLKSIYISAENLLSFVYSGPTIKISFANVPNLVELSFDRIYALRYLPQASNFAAQLVTLELKVLMPEVSILNYVFLVFVPLDFF, from the exons ATGTTTAAGCTTATAACGGGAAGAAGGTGGGTAGAGAGATCTGTCCGTGCAAAAAAACAGGAG atcTGGGAGAAGAGAGAATATGACATAGAGGAGGATAAGTTAAGTGGATTACCAGATGAAGTTCTATTGTCCATTCTGTCTCTCTTGTCATTGAAAGAAGCAGCAAGGACTAGTGTCCTTGCACGACGATGGCGCAGGGTTTGGACTTTTATTCCCAtattgaattttgatgcttcacCGGCCTTACTTGCCCTGAAGGAACGATGGAGAATGGTAGGATCCTTTGATAACAAGATGCTTGCTGTGGAAAGGGATAAATATGTCGATTGGGTAAATCTTGCCTTGGAGGCATATCAGGGATCTTCCATAGACGAACTTCGGGTTCGATTTGATTTGGATGAAATTCATAGTTATGATATTGACAAATGGGTTTACTTTGCAATTGAAAAGAAAGTTAAACGGCTGGTGATGAAGTTTCAGAAGTGCATGGCTTATGTGTATAATGAAAAGGTTTACTCTTTCCCCCCATTACGTGACACTTTTAAGACGCTGCATTATTGTAGATCCCTTATAGCTCTAGAGTTGAATTGTGTAAACATAAGTGGAGGTGTTGTTGAATACTTTATAGCTAGTTGCCCATATCTTAGGCAATTATCAGTTAAATATTCAGATTCTCTTGCTGATCTTAAAGTTTCTGGGGAATCACTTTGCTTGGAGTACTTGAAGATAGTACGTTGCAACAAATTGAAAAGCATATATATCTCTGCAGAAAATCTCTTATCATTTGTGTATTCTGGTCCTACGATAAAGATCTCTTTTGCGAATGTACCCAACCTTGTCGAACTATCTTTTGATCGGATTTATGCTCTACGTTACTTACCTCAGGCTTCAAATTTTGCAGCTCAACTAGTGACACTTGAACTAAAAGTGCTAATGCCCGAGGTTAGCATACTAAATTATGTTTTCTTAGTTTTTGTTCCCCTAGATTTCTTTTGA